One Prolixibacteraceae bacterium DNA segment encodes these proteins:
- a CDS encoding sel1 repeat family protein: MKRTILTTTLCLLFTTILIAQTKEIESLLSKAQKGDLQSQVTLSRTYYFGNQKVKRDYSKSFFWCKKASEQGEPKSQFLLSKLFFKGIGTDKDINKSFYWCNKSALQNDAEAMFFVGRMYLDGIGTEKDTKKALYFIERAYNFGNEDAMVYWQKNQLWKLEELTTND, translated from the coding sequence ATGAAAAGAACAATACTTACAACCACACTCTGCTTGCTATTTACGACCATCCTAATAGCACAAACCAAAGAGATCGAATCTCTTCTTTCGAAAGCACAAAAAGGAGACCTACAATCACAAGTAACACTCTCGCGTACATACTATTTTGGAAACCAAAAAGTAAAGAGAGACTACTCTAAATCGTTCTTTTGGTGCAAAAAGGCTTCCGAACAAGGAGAACCTAAATCACAATTTCTCCTATCCAAACTCTTCTTTAAAGGTATCGGTACCGACAAAGATATAAACAAAAGCTTTTATTGGTGTAATAAATCGGCACTACAAAATGATGCTGAAGCAATGTTTTTTGTTGGAAGGATGTATCTAGATGGTATTGGTACAGAAAAGGACACAAAGAAAGCACTATATTTTATTGAAAGAGCATACAACTTTGGTAATGAAGATGCCATGGTCTATTGGCAAAAAAATCAACTATGGAAATTAGAAGAATTAACTACTAATGATTAA
- a CDS encoding carboxymuconolactone decarboxylase family protein yields the protein MKKIIVPLFEELPKESQEVLEPMKRKGRVPNIIRTIATSPALLEGYNKMEAIGKRSKFSAKEQEYIKLAVAEANQCTYCIAAHSYIAKHMVKMSDEEILEARNCNSHDKKLGTLSCLAATAAKNRGHLDEADLNNFLELGYDTKDLMNFIGIIITMIITNYVHNITDIEIDFPKV from the coding sequence ATGAAAAAGATTATTGTTCCTTTATTTGAAGAGCTTCCCAAAGAGTCACAAGAAGTACTTGAACCGATGAAGAGAAAAGGCAGGGTTCCTAATATTATTAGAACCATAGCAACATCTCCTGCTCTTCTTGAGGGATATAACAAGATGGAAGCGATTGGAAAACGCAGTAAGTTTTCAGCCAAAGAGCAGGAATATATCAAATTAGCTGTTGCCGAAGCCAATCAATGCACCTACTGTATCGCTGCACACTCCTATATAGCCAAACATATGGTTAAGATGAGCGATGAAGAGATCTTAGAAGCTCGTAACTGTAATTCTCATGACAAGAAACTAGGGACACTAAGTTGTCTTGCTGCAACTGCAGCAAAAAATAGAGGGCATCTCGATGAAGCCGATCTGAATAACTTTTTGGAATTAGGCTACGACACAAAAGACCTAATGAACTTTATTGGTATTATTATCACCATGATCATCACAAACTACGTCCATAATATCACAGATATAGAGATCGACTTTCCAAAGGTATAA
- a CDS encoding MarC family protein, with the protein MEHNILSFALSVLTGFFAVMNPIANTPIFVGLTEGLDEESKNKVAKKSTFVAFVITGCFVLSGHFLFKVFGITIPSFKITGGILLFYVGFQMLESKKNAIHHSMNDDEISSVAVSPLAIPILAGPGTLVTGINFVSEKNIVNLVVVILCFGLMCILTYFAFKEADSVLKYLGKSFIAVLGKIMGLILAVMGMDMIIVGIKLAFLK; encoded by the coding sequence ATGGAACATAATATACTGTCTTTTGCGTTGTCTGTATTAACAGGTTTCTTTGCTGTAATGAATCCAATTGCAAATACTCCAATCTTTGTAGGTCTTACAGAAGGTTTAGATGAGGAGTCGAAGAATAAGGTTGCAAAGAAGTCTACTTTTGTCGCTTTTGTTATTACAGGTTGTTTTGTATTGTCTGGTCATTTTCTGTTTAAGGTGTTCGGGATCACTATCCCGTCCTTTAAAATTACAGGAGGGATACTTCTTTTTTATGTGGGATTTCAGATGTTGGAATCAAAGAAGAATGCCATACATCACTCTATGAATGACGATGAGATTTCTAGTGTTGCTGTCTCGCCTTTGGCTATACCTATTCTAGCTGGACCAGGAACTTTGGTGACAGGGATTAATTTTGTGAGTGAGAAGAATATTGTCAACCTAGTGGTGGTGATCCTCTGTTTTGGTCTGATGTGTATTTTGACCTATTTTGCTTTTAAAGAGGCAGATAGTGTGTTGAAATATTTGGGAAAGAGTTTTATTGCAGTGTTGGGTAAGATCATGGGGTTGATCCTTGCAGTGATGGGTATGGATATGATTATAGTGGGGATTAAGTTGGCATTTCTAAAATAG